A region of the Salvelinus alpinus chromosome 24, SLU_Salpinus.1, whole genome shotgun sequence genome:
ATGATTTTTTACACGTTTTTGAAAATGGTCAAAACATAACAATGATCCTTATGCTATTATAGAAATCCTAATAAAGGTTTCTGACTCATCGATGCCACCACATAGGCTGTTTTCAAAAGAAGAATTTGCTTTATCGATTCAGACGCTTTTGATTCAGCCGCTCGAGCTACAGTACATGTAATAATGATCGTTTTGGTGACATTTGTAAACCAATGAACGACTGAAAGGGCTACGTGACGTAGTCTACGAGTCCCGGTAGAAATGCGCGGAGTGTAGTTATAGGTACGGAGGTGCGTAGCAAAACGAAGCTGAGACCGCTTTCCGAGAGTCTTGACAAGGGATTTGTACACATCGAATCAATAGTCAACTCCTCCCCCTAAATTGCACACACACATAGGGCTCAGTGCTCGCCTTGCTGAAGAGTTGGATACCCGTAGGAAAACAATGTATGTTTTGCAATAGCCCTTGGATTCGAACAATTGTGTGTTTTTATGCATTCGTTCGTCGTCTTTGCTATTCTTTTATTTTCGGTTGACATTCGTTTTGGGTGTTTTGCGTCAGCATCCACGTGTAGCATTGAACGTCGCTGTTATGATTCGAGGCTTGGAGCAACTCAAGAGTGGAGGCCAGGATACCCACCACAAGTCATCTACAATTCTGCCGTGTTTTTAGTCCCGTCCCCCCCCCTTTCTCGGTTGTTTCTTGGAATAATTATTTACTCCTTCATTTTGTCCTAATGCAATTTGAACGTTTGCAATAGCTCTCGACCACTTTTGTCGGACGACAGAGTGAAATTGGTGCATTTTTGTGCATCCTGAAATCTGCAAATTGAGAGAGATTATTTGATTCAGAATTGACATTGTGGTTTGCTGGTATGTTTATTTAATTCTTATCATCTATTGGTTGTAAATAGTAGGTTATTTTGTATTTGATCACGTGTTCAAATATGGTGTAAACTATAGCCTATACGCCATATAGAAAACGTAATATTTACTATAATCATGTCTGAAATTAAAGGCCTATATTTGAATAAGAATCTAAATCACAGTGTTGGAAAGGAAAATATGTTTTTTGTAGCCTACCATCTTTCTTGGCTTGGATTTTTTGACTTCCTAAACCAATAGATGGGAGCCATTCACTTTAAATGCATGGGCGAGATTTGCGTCTCATGGAAGTTTTGGCTTGCAGATCTGAGGGAGACGCTTGCAAGTGTAGCTCTCCCGCCTCCACGATGCTCTTCCACGGGCTGCTCGGAGGCGAGATGCAGGGGGTTATCTACGAGATGGGCCGGAGGGCGAAGGGCGATTCTACCGCCATCAGTTCGGCTATAGACATGGGAGAAACGGAGACGGTGGGTAAATGCTTTATTAAAGAAGGACCTGTGCTGTTCAGACATGTGAAAGCACAAATAAAGCGTTAAATTCGAGGGACTACGGTCAGAAAGTAAACTGCGATTCAAATATATTTATTCATAAGCTAGAAAGCAGTACATTGCTTGCATGTTAGGGTTCACATGTGCTAACCGTGTGTGCGTAAAGTGTAATTATTCATGGTCTACTGGCTACTATTTCCTTTTCCTACGAAACAACATGTTACAGAAACTTTAGAATTTTATTCACGAAGTTTCCTTTCGGATGCATGTAGACTACATAGGCCCACTTAGATAACAAAACAAATAGACATAGATTATCTGTTAGAATTAATTAGTGGGTTATGAATGAACATGCATGGCCTTAAAACGGGCAGACAGACGTTCATGCAGTGTAAAATCAAATGTTGTGAGTTTTTACTGTATATGTCTGCCCGTTTTAAGGCCATGCATGTTCATTCATAACCCAACAGATAATCTTGATCACTTTGATAGCCTATTTAGGTATGTTATCTAGGCCTATTGCTATCGCAGGATATAGGCAATCGCTGTCATTGATAAGGGGAACCTAGCAGGGCACGAAACATATAGGCGTAACTTCTAAAACATAAACAGGCTTCTCGTTTGTTGTGAAAAAACTAACAAATCGTTTTTCAATAGGCCTAGCTCACGTCGATTGTCCACTAAACATGTCTTAAAGTTGGACATGCTCATGTCCATTCAGAAATACGTTTATTTCACAGAAGCATTAGAATTATAATGCTTAATCTGTGATGATTTTTTTATTCGTTTATTAGGCCTAATCAAATACGTTTTTGCAATATTTTGGCTGTCAACAAGATTCGTTAATTGATGTTAATATTAAGTGTTTCACGTGAATAAATGCACTTAGGAAAAATATTTGAATTTgacattttccttttatttagTTGTTATAATACATGTTACACATGCCTCAATAAAAAAATAAGGTTTCTATTGCAGCTACATGTTAGGCCTACGTGTTACGTCATGCCACATTTAGGTTCTATCGCATTTTATCTATCGCTTTCATGACTGCAAGTAGACAGACGTATGAACAGGTATGGAACATGTTTGCGCAAAATATCCACTGTTATACAGTATTGGCCTTGACGTCTCTTGGTGGCATGCTATCGAACGTGTTCTTATTGTAAACATACAACTGATTTCCCTTTCCCTCTTCAGGGTATGAGGTCCATCAACAGCGACCGTGTGGCCTTATGCGCGGGCTGCGGGGGGAAGATATCGGACCGCTACTACTTGCTTGCGGTTGACAAACAGTGGCACATGCGCTGTCTCAAGTGCTGCGAGTGCAAACTCAACCTCGAGTCGGAGCTTACCTGTTTCAGTAAAGACGGCAGCATCTATTGCAAAGACGATTACTACAGGTAACCATGATACAAGGCTACAGCTATAACAACAACAACTGGCCAAGCAAGCATAGAAACGAGAGATATCCAATTAGGTCTAGGCCTACAGCTAGTATTCTATCTAGGCTACTTATTGCAAACACTTCAACTCCCCAGCTGCTGCTACTCCATTTACAATCCTGAAACCAATTTCAGATAGTCAGTGCTGTTAGGCTAATCTTCCCAAAACATGGTAGCTTGTTATGCACGCAGGCCATACATTATTTACAAATGACAACAAATTAGCCAATATGCTACTATTCCGTATCTCTGGTAGGCCTATTCTTGTTTTTGATGCTCTACTTAGTCTAAACCAAAGCATCATATTTTGAAGTGGCAAAAGGACAAGAATTAAACTAAAAAATATGAAGACCTGAGGGCATTTAGCCTTTAACGCGTGATAATGAATATTCCTGTATTACAAATAACAACTTTACATCAACGTTCTTCGTCAGAATGTGCACAAGCTAAAGTTTGTTGACCCTGGATTGAATCTATATTCTGTACGTGTTTGTGTCATCCGCTCTCTTCTCCCAAGCAGGAGGTTTTCCGTCCAGAGGTGCGCCCGTTGCCATCTCGGGATCTCGGCGTCGGAGATGGTCATGCGGGCGAGGGACTTGGTCTATCACTTGAACTGTTTCACCTGTACAAGCTGCAACAAAATGCTCACGACCGGAGACCACTTCGGAATGCGGGACAGTCTTGTTTACTGCCGGCTCCACTTTGAGACACTCATACAAGGGGAATATCAAGAGCATTTCAATCACGCGGGGGATGTAGACTCGCGCAAAGGACTTTGCGCGGGCATCGCGGGAAACTCCCCGGGGCTGCCCTACTACAACGGCGTCCGGACCGTGCAGAAAGGAAGGCCGAGGAAAAGGAAAAGTCCCGGGCCTGGAGCAGATATCGTGGCTTACAACGCAGGTAGGACGAGTTTGTACCGGTTAGCCATAAATGGTTAGGGTCATTTAAATCTACAAAAAGTGCCACGAAAATAAAATCTCACTATTGTAGGGCCCTATTTTATTTCACAGTGTGTGTGATATCTCTATTGGAATGAAAGATAACGCGCAAAATAGTGGATTGTTGGACTAATTTGAAATATTTTGGTTTGATGGAAATCTACCCTTAAATCGATAGAATTGGGTTACTTACTTTCGATCAAAAATTACAGGCCTATTTTGTCTGCACCGTTTTGGGAtatatagaatgtcctttttgtCATTTTTAAACAAAGTTAATCAGTTTGATAAACTAAAtggttactttttattttttcaaaACAAAAATATTTTACGCCATAGCAAATGTATTGCGCAATGTTGTGCTTTGGACGTGTTTATGCGCAGACTAGGCCTGACATGTTTTAAAAAGGATCGATATGTACATGTTGATTTATTGAATAAATCACCTTTCTGAGACAGCGTCATTTTAACAAGATTTAATGTTTGCTCAAAGATGTGAGGGAAAAGTGAGAAGTTCAATGGAGGCCTCTGTTGATTTGTGGAATGGGAGCGCTTGATCCACTTCCAATCTAATATATTTAGATAACATATCCTAAGAGAAATATGCAAGATGAACACGCACAGACCACTAACTAACGCATTCAAGGAGAACCTGCTTCTGACGGCCTACCCAATTCTGCATGTCCCATTATAGGCTACAGAGAGATGGTTTGCGTAATAACAACATCTCTTGAAATACTCAATTTCATtcttttttaaaatgtttcacTTTTCCCACTGAACATTTCATTTGCAAGCTCATACACATTCAATTTAGTCTTGTCAAACCCATCTCAAAACATAGAACTTGGCTACATAGAAAAACAGAGTACTGAAAGATTTCTTAGAAGATGACAGAAGCAGACAAGTGGAAAATAGCTCAGATGGGGGCTAGGACTTCAAAAAAGATGAGCGAGAGAGATTATCGAATTTTCCCCAGTCCCACTTCACTTGTTGAGTCTCGCAGTTTGTTTGGTTTTTgggttaaaaaaacaacaacatttttgGGTCGGGAAATCAATGACGGATTGCTTGTAAAACATGGGAGAACCTGTGTAGAATCCTGAATAAAACTCTCCCCTGTGAGGTTTCGAGAGAAAGTCTCCCGCCGCCAGGAATATGTTATTCCGTCATAAATAAAGGACCGACTTGAGCGTGAAGCTCTTGGTGTGTAGTACTTTTGTGCGAGAAAAACACTAGATTACTTTGACATCTTGGTATTATGATTAGGCATTAAGCAGTGTTTATACTTGTTATAGGCGTATTATCATTCCTCTAATAATATGAGTAGGAGTAGGCAAGGACAGGCCTAATAAGGATAGGGCTAGATTGGTATAAACCTGTCGGTTTTTCGAGAATATGTAAAGGATTTAATGATACAACTCCAGGTGGCTATAGCTCCATATTGTGGTGGCATATGGTGATTTGAATAAGAAAGGCGAATGGCAGAAAGCTTTAGTAAGCACGTGAGTTAAACATGAATGGTACGGCTAATATTTAAAAGATTAGGCCCGTTCTCTGCATTCTGCTTTGGGGAACGAGAAGTTGGATTATCGTTTCATAAACATTTTGAAATGTGCCGTTCTGAGTGTGCTTCAATAGCTATGAGCATGCAAATGTAATTACAATATTTATACATTATTGTCAAGGACTGTTTCATAAACAACTTCCTTTTTTTGACAGGGTTGTCTGGTAAATGGTTATACAAATGGGAAGGATTAATTGCACAATTTCCCTCCAAATCTAAAATAGCCAACATAAATAAACGACATATAAAAGAAGAAAGCCTAattacataaaataaaataaggaTTTCAATCTTAAACCAACTAATACTGTATATAGGCTTAGACCTATCTTTCTTCGCATACTATTTTGCATTGTCCAAGATAACTTTTACCCACTTTTCCAAAATCTCATATCTAATGAAATTCGAATTAAATTATAGCCTGCAGTGTTATAAAATATTGAATAAGGCATAATGGAGAGGAACATATtgcattttctttctttctttctttcattctttctttctttctttctttctgttttgGAGCTTTGCTGCCACCTGATGGAATGTGTTGGCATTCCTTTCACTATCATCTGGAATGGCAGATTTTCTATCAAACCCTGACTGCACTGCATAACACTGTGAAAATACATGCCAATTTTATCCTATATAATATATtctgcaatcaatcaatcaatcaaatgtatttataaaaccctatatacatcagccaatgtcacaaagtgctattcagaaacccagcctaaaaccccaaacagcaagcaatgcaggtgtagaagcatggcgacaaggaaaatctccctagaaaagccagaacctaggaagaaacctagagaggaaccaggctctgaggggtggccagtcctcttctggctgtgccgggttgagattataacagtacatggccaagatgttcaaacattcatagatgaccagcagggtcaaataataataataatcccagtggttgtagagggtgcaacaggtcagcacctcaggagtaaatgtcatttggcctttcatagccgagcattcagagttagagacagcaagTGCGGTAGAGAAAGAGATTCTAAAACagtaggtccgggacaaggtagcaggtctggtgaacaagtcagggttccatagccgcaggcagaacagttgaaactggaccaGCAGCACGACCctgtggactggggacagcaaggagtcatcaggcatggtagtcctgaggcaaggtcccagggctcaggtcctctgggagaggagggagagagagagaattaagagggagcatacttaaattcacacaggacaccggataagacaggagaaatactccagttattacagactgaccctagccccccgacacataaactactgcagcataaatactggaggctgagacaggaggggccGGAAGATACTGTGGCCCCGcacgacgatacccccggacagggccaaccaggcaggacaTAACCcctcccactttgccaaagcacagcccccatactactagagggatatcttcaaaccaccaacttactaccctgagacatggctgagtatagcccatgaagatctcccccacggcatgaCCCGAGGGGGGCGctaacccggacaggaagatcacgtcagtgactcaacccactccagtgatgcacccctcctggggacggcatggaagagcaccactaagccagtgactcagcccccgtaatagggttagaggcagagaatcccggtggagagaggggaaccagccaggcagagacagcaagggctgttcgtcgctccagtgcctttccgttcataGTGTGGTGAATTCCAGAATCCATAACTATTGGCAAAAGTTCTTGACACGCAATTGACATttcacttcttttttttttactcacttGAATATTTTGACATATGAATTTGTTGTCCCCGTTTTTTAAGGAATTATTAGTAACACTTTAGAGTCATTATTCTTGTAAATACAATACTTACTGTACTTACAGACGCAAAAAGGGAAAAAGTGCGTTCCAATAATGAGCAAATGCAATACTTTTAACACTGCACTACTTACAAAGTAATAAGAATACTAAAGGTAAGGCATTTGTTATGTCCAGTCAATCTTGTGGGTTCACATTTTCTTGATTTATTTTGGCATTTTCACTCAGTGTTGTGGGTATTTAGGAGTAATCACATTGTGATTCTTTTTGCATTCAGTTTTGCAACTAACATGCTTGCTAATTTAGAGCTTCCGGAGTACTGGTAGATTGTCAGATGTGTTGTCGGTGTTTTGCAGACAGTTTTGCCCATGCTGTAAACTACAGTGTAAACATATAGGTCGTGCTCTTGCTTTGATTCAATTTGATACAAAAGTTGTCATTATGAATTCATTGAAATTAGCACAATAGTTTATAGATATAGATAACTGTACTGTTACCAATAATAGTAGTAATGATAATAATATAATCTGATTAGCAAGAAAGAAAATATTCTAGTGCAATGATTGCACTGTAAAAGTACCCCTTTAATGCATAATTTGCTCATTTTGACTTACATTTTAATTTTACATTTTAATCGCACAAGAATCAAAAATATTTCAGTTTGATGAATGTATCCATTTAGCCTCCATTAACCACAACCTTGTAAAGTCCAGTCCGTCATGAGCTTTCCTGTCAACAAATAAGACACGCGGTCCGTCTGCCATAGCGTTCACAACGGCAACAAAACAACACATAGGGATACTCTGAATACGTAATCCCAATGATGACATGATCGTAACCATAAACTAAATTCCATGAAAATGGTCACCAAAGTATTGTGTCATATTGTATCGTATCGTACCGTAACGAATTGTATCATCTCTCAACCAGAAactaacctgtgtgtgttgtccctcccCTCCAGCATTAAGTTGCAATGAGGATGGGGACCACCTGGACCGGGACTCCCACTACTCCTCCAGCGCCAAGTCCAAGCGCATGCGGACCTCCTTCAAACACCACCAACTGAGGACCATGAAGTCCTACTTTGCCATCAACCACAATCCAGACGCCAAAGACCTGAAACAGCTGTCCCAGAAGACGGGTCTCTCCAAACGCGTGCTGCAGGTGAGAAAGAAGATTCCCTCCATAAGGATAATTATTTACCCACAGGtaaaggtaactgccaaaataatggctaccatggctatgtccccatagcatgacaatgcccccatccacagggcacgagtgtcactgaatggtttgaggAGCATGACAACTATGTAATCCATATGCCATTGGCAACTCAGTCATCAGATCTAAACCCAATTGAACATTTATGTGAGATTCTGGAACAGTGCCTCAGAcaacgttttccaccaccatcaacaaaacacaaaataatggaatttcttgtggaagaatggtgtcgcatccctccaatagagttccagacacttgtagaatctgtgccagggtgcattgaagctgttctcgGTCACGGTGACTCAACGCCCTGTTaaaacactttatgttggtgtttcctttattttggcagttacctgtatgttatTGTATATAGTCCACTTCTGGGCTCATATTgaaaaagtgtctcagagtaggatcaGTTTGTCCTTTTAGataataatgaataagattatatggataggggggacctgatcctagagcagcagtcctactctgagacgAATACTTGCACTGATGCTCATTTGGATAAATGAAATCTGCATCGCATTTCACCAGTTACAAATACTGTAAATCATAATTTTTTGCTTTGGATATCTGTATGTTTAGTGCAAAATTCCATCTAATTAAATataccattttatttttttattacatcATTACAATCCAATGCAAGTCACTATATTAGCATTTTTTGCACTTCATGTCCAATTGATCCTTAAGTATCTACAATGGATTGTGTATCTCAGCAAAGTTAGTATTTGGAAACAATGTCCagttaaacaaaaccaaagcatggagtGCTGTCAtaacttgtccatagactgcgtacagggtaaggaaacaaaATGATTTTGTAgttttgggtgaactatccctttaactacTAACACTCAGCATTCACACAGAGAGAAAGTGATTAATCGGTATAACAATAAAGGAATTAGTTTAGTGTAATAATGTTCCTTTTGGGAAACAGCTTGGATGCTAACGATGCAACTGACTGTAGGATCTACAGTAATACTTAACTTAAAGCTGCAACATGTAACTTTTTGGGACACCCGACCAAATTTTCATAAAAATGTgaattatagatctgtcattctcattgaaattgaaagcaagtctaagaagcagtagatctgttctatgtgagcTATtcctatgcttcccgttcttaagtttagtttttgcatttttgactttcggttttgtacaccagcctagaacagctgaaaatacaatatttttgggtaaagaaaatatatttcacagcggtttagatggaacaatgattctctacactatacttttGTTTTTTCACATAAACTGGAATTAaatgaactattagaattttatca
Encoded here:
- the LOC139552012 gene encoding LIM/homeobox protein Lhx2-like isoform X4, whose translation is MRSINSDRVALCAGCGGKISDRYYLLAVDKQWHMRCLKCCECKLNLESELTCFSKDGSIYCKDDYYSRRFSVQRCARCHLGISASEMVMRARDLVYHLNCFTCTSCNKMLTTGDHFGMRDSLVYCRLHFETLIQGEYQEHFNHAGDVDSRKGLCAGIAGNSPGLPYYNGVRTVQKGRPRKRKSPGPGADIVAYNAALSCNEDGDHLDRDSHYSSSAKSKRMRTSFKHHQLRTMKSYFAINHNPDAKDLKQLSQKTGLSKRVLQVWFQNARAKFRRNILRQESTGLDKLLDGSTLSGGSPSGPPSELSNSSMSPSSTHTTLTDLTSPSMTSANPVLTAVPGGNDPHDSMSISPSQNTLTSLF
- the LOC139552012 gene encoding LIM/homeobox protein Lhx2-like isoform X3 — encoded protein: MLFHGLLGGEMQGVIYEMGRRAKGDSTAISSAIDMGETETGMRSINSDRVALCAGCGGKISDRYYLLAVDKQWHMRCLKCCECKLNLESELTCFSKDGSIYCKDDYYSRRFSVQRCARCHLGISASEMVMRARDLVYHLNCFTCTSCNKMLTTGDHFGMRDSLVYCRLHFETLIQGEYQEHFNHAGDVDSRKGLCAGIAGNSPGLPYYNGVRTVQKGRPRKRKSPGPGADIVAYNAALSCNEDGDHLDRDSHYSSSAKSKRMRTSFKHHQLRTMKSYFAINHNPDAKDLKQLSQKTGLSKRVLQVWFQNARAKFRRNILRQESTGLDKLLDGSTLSGGSPSGPPSELSNSSMSPSSTHTTLTDLTSPSMTSANPVLTAVPGGNDPHDSMSISPSQNTLTSLF
- the LOC139552012 gene encoding LIM/homeobox protein Lhx2-like isoform X2, with amino-acid sequence MHGRDLRLMEVLACRSEGDACKCSSPASTMLFHGLLGGEMQGVIYEMGRRAKGDSTAISSAIDMGETETGMRSINSDRVALCAGCGGKISDRYYLLAVDKQWHMRCLKCCECKLNLESELTCFSKDGSIYCKDDYYRRFSVQRCARCHLGISASEMVMRARDLVYHLNCFTCTSCNKMLTTGDHFGMRDSLVYCRLHFETLIQGEYQEHFNHAGDVDSRKGLCAGIAGNSPGLPYYNGVRTVQKGRPRKRKSPGPGADIVAYNAALSCNEDGDHLDRDSHYSSSAKSKRMRTSFKHHQLRTMKSYFAINHNPDAKDLKQLSQKTGLSKRVLQVWFQNARAKFRRNILRQESTGLDKLLDGSTLSGGSPSGPPSELSNSSMSPSSTHTTLTDLTSPSMTSANPVLTAVPGGNDPHDSMSISPSQNTLTSLF
- the LOC139552012 gene encoding LIM/homeobox protein Lhx2-like isoform X1, whose translation is MEVLACRSEGDACKCSSPASTMLFHGLLGGEMQGVIYEMGRRAKGDSTAISSAIDMGETETGMRSINSDRVALCAGCGGKISDRYYLLAVDKQWHMRCLKCCECKLNLESELTCFSKDGSIYCKDDYYSRRFSVQRCARCHLGISASEMVMRARDLVYHLNCFTCTSCNKMLTTGDHFGMRDSLVYCRLHFETLIQGEYQEHFNHAGDVDSRKGLCAGIAGNSPGLPYYNGVRTVQKGRPRKRKSPGPGADIVAYNAALSCNEDGDHLDRDSHYSSSAKSKRMRTSFKHHQLRTMKSYFAINHNPDAKDLKQLSQKTGLSKRVLQVWFQNARAKFRRNILRQESTGLDKLLDGSTLSGGSPSGPPSELSNSSMSPSSTHTTLTDLTSPSMTSANPVLTAVPGGNDPHDSMSISPSQNTLTSLF